A window of the Hordeum vulgare subsp. vulgare chromosome 5H, MorexV3_pseudomolecules_assembly, whole genome shotgun sequence genome harbors these coding sequences:
- the LOC123398244 gene encoding aspartyl protease family protein At5g10770-like: MAAASSSSARGRHLLLRLLALLAVVGNAAAAGSGAVVVGKKSAVLPLRELEWGAAARKIQGRYAQQKKAQILGEHRKAEGARRATTVLELKHHSPATISNQPAGSEGYLSRLLAADAARAASLQLPRAASIQSRQAAAQVPLTSGIRFQTLNYVTTIALGKDSSGAAAKLNVIVDTGSDLTWVQCKPCRACYEQRDPLFDPASSATYAAVPCNASACAASLKEATGAPGFCAKGGSGERCYYGLGYGDGSFSRGVLATDTVGLGGAKLDAFVFGCGLSNHGLFGGTAGLMGLGRTELSLVSQTASRFGGVFSYCLPATTSGDSTGSLSLGSDPSSYRNTTPVAYTRMIADPAQPPFYFMNVTGASVGGAAVTASGLGARNVLIDSGTVITRLAPSVYRAVRAEFARQFTAAGYPAAPAFSLLDTCYNLTGHDEVNVPLLTLRLEGGADMTVEAAGMLFMAKKDGSQVCLAMASLPYEDQTPIIGNYQQKNKRVVYDTVRSGLGFADEDCTYSM; encoded by the exons ATGGCGGCCGCTTCTTCCAGCTCTGCTCGCGGGCGccaccttcttcttcgcctcctcgcGCTTCTCGCCGTCGTTGGTAATGCGGCCGCTGCCGGCAGCGGCGCCGTCGTCGTTGGGAAGAAGAGCGCGGTGCTGCCGCTGAGGGAGTTGGAGTGGGGTGCTGCTGCGAGGAAGATCCAGGGCCGCTACGCGCAACAAAAGAAAGCTCAGATCCTAG GAGAGCACAGGAAAGCAGAGGGAGCAAGAAGAGCAACCACAGTGCTAGAGCTGAAGCACCATTCTCCGGCCACCATCTCCAACCAGCCCGCCGGCAGCGAAGGATACCTCAGCCGCCTCCTCGCTGCCGACGCTGCTCGTGCTGCCTCGTTACAGCTCCCCAGGGCAGCGTCCATACAGTCCCGCCAGGCGGCGGCCCAGGTCCCTCTGACCTCTGGCATTCGCTTCCAGACACTCAACTACGTCACCACCATCGCGCTCGGCAAAGACTCCTCGGGCGCCGCCGCCAAGCTCAACGTCATCGTGGACACCGGCAGCGACCTCACCTGGGTGCAGTGCAAGCCCTGCCGTGCCTGCTACGAGCAGCGGGACCCGCTCTTCGACCCCGCTAGCTCCGCCACCTACGCCGCCGTCCCGTGCAACGCCTCCGCCTGCGCGGCCTCGCTGAAGGAGGCCACCGGCGCGCCCGGATTCTGCGCCAAAGGCGGCAGTGGCGAGAGATGCTACTACGGGCTAGGCTATGGCGACGGGTCGTTCAGCCGCGGCGTGCTGGCCACGGACACGGTCGGCCTCGGCGGCGCCAAGCTCGACGCCTTCGTGTTTGGCTGCGGGCTCAGCAACCACGGCCTGTTCGGTGGCACAGCGGGGCTCATGGGCCTCGGCCGGACGGAACTGTCGCTGGTCTCCCAGACGGCATCCCGCTTCGGCGGCGTGTTCTCCTACTGCTTGCCGGCGACCACCTCCGGCGACTCCACGGGTTCCCTCTCCCTGGGCAGCGACCCATCCTCCTACCGCAACACGACGCCCGTGGCATACACCCGCATGATCGCGGACCCGGCGCAGCCCCCTTTCTACTTCATGAACGTCACCGGCGCGTCCGTCGGCGGAGCCGCGGTGACCGCGTCGGGGCTCGGCGCCCGCAACGTGCTCATCGACTCGGGCACGGTGATCACGCGGCTGGCGCCGTCCGTGTACCGCGCCGTGCGCGCCGAGTTCGCGCGCCAGTTCACCGCCGCGGGCTACCCCGCCGCGCCGGCGTTCTCGCTCCTCGACACGTGCTACAACCTGACGGGCCACGACGAGGTGAACGTGCCACTGCTGACGCTACGGCTCGAGGGCGGCGCCGACATGACCGTGGAGGCCGCCGGGATGCTGTTCATGGCCAAGAAGGACGGGTCTCAGGTGTGCCTGGCGATGGCGAGCCTCCCGTACGAGGACCAGACGCCTATCATAGGGAACTACCAGCAGAAGAACAAGAGGGTCGTGTATGACACGGTGCGCTCTGGGCTAGGTTTTGCTGACGAAGATTGCACCTACAGCATGTAA
- the LOC123452131 gene encoding protein Iojap-related, mitochondrial produces MFSAVRSRALGQWRPPPHLLPRLLSSASASSARPAELIELSEVEKVLHDVRAGDVRVFPVGEGGLHGGACADYMVVATGRSDWHVRNIAQAILYKIKQKQKGSNRILMPSVEGQQAGKWVVIDSGSIIIHALEERAREYYDLESIWTKAVSPNISVQELETSLVKTRRRDLSQKPMKSI; encoded by the exons ATGTTCTCCGCTGTTCGATCCCGAGCCCTCGGCCAATGGCGCCCGCCGCCGCACCTTCTTCCGCGCCTCCTCTCCTCCGCCAGCGCCTCGTCGGCTCGGCCGGCCGAGCTTATCGAGCTCTCGGAGGTGGAGAAGGTGCTGCACGACGTCCGGGCGGGGGACGTGCGTGTGTTCCCCGTCGGTGAGGGCGGGCTCCACGGCGGCGCCTGTGCGGACTACATGGTCGTCGCCACTGGCCGCTCCGACTGGCACGTCCGCAACATCGCACAGGCCATACTCTACAAG ATAAAGCAGAAACAGAAGGGTTCTAATCGAATATTGATGCCGAGTGTAGAAGGCCAGCAAGCTGGGAAGTGGGTTGTCATTGATTCTG GAAGTATCATCATCCATGCGCTTGAAGAAAGAGCAAGAGAGTACTATGATTTGGAAAGTATTTGGACAAAGGCGGTGTCCCCTAACATTTCTGTTCAG GAGTTGGAGAcctcacttgtgaagacgcgccgCAGGGACCTGTCACAGAAACCCATGAAGAGCATTTGA